One part of the Phragmites australis chromosome 3, lpPhrAust1.1, whole genome shotgun sequence genome encodes these proteins:
- the LOC133911947 gene encoding uncharacterized protein LOC133911947 — MYHNRSKSDSIRALRMDSVDSSSPRCHARHQQDVGELKDQNSTSKMPSHASELPCSLKREVQILEERLNDQFVMRHALEKALCYKPCAIRSSNESCIPKPTEELITEIAVLELEVICLEQHLLTLYRKAFEQQVCTVNSACDMKSNKQPARSFSGILSEASELDFSTPRKHQLVQSSRMVLARKSTPTTSTSENSISQHHEKTNIGRSHSSLLRRSICSARVSPSASNLARAMKQCHTLPLSFVEEGKCMDPSIVSLADILGTRVADHVPQTPNKISEDMIRCIAAIYIRLRDVPAVQDAFFPSPCSSFSSASGLSSKYTADIWSPRCRKESFIEAWQDNALGNGESKELGLQYDTVVEVSALCKGDQRSADVKDMLRKYTSLVQLLETVDLSGMKNEEKLAFWINVHNAMMMHAHIEYGIQQSNSKRILLTKVSYIISGQRVNMELIEYQILCCRAHSSGQWLKLLLYPKWKSRDKDELRGFAVDRPEPLVHFALSSGGYSDPVVRLYSPKRLFQQLEAAKEEYIRANVGVRSRGHKVMLPKILESYARDAGLGAQEVVSMVESHLPEGLREAVRRRQEGVECKPHRLAFRYLLAKELVGLGAPARGRQTESGPLGAC; from the exons GATGTCGGAGAACTGAAGGATCAGAACAGCACCAGCAAGATGCCGTCCCATGCTTCTGAGCTTCCATGCTCTTTGAAGCGAGAG GTCCAAATCCTTGAGGAACGACTAAATGATCAATTTGTCATGCGCCATGCTCTTGAGAAAGCATTATGTTACAAGCCTTGTGCTATTCGTTCATCAAATGAGAGCTGCATTCCAAAG CCAACTGAGGAGCTAATAACGGAGATTGCAGTACTAGAGCTAGAGGTCATATGCTTGGAGCAACATCTCTTAACACTCTACCGAAAGGCCTTTGAACAACAAGTTTGCACTGTAAATTCTGCTTGTGACATGAAAAGTAACAAGCAACCAGCAAGGTCTTTTTCAGGCATACTATCAGAAGCTTCAGAGCTCGATTTCTCAACCCCAAGGAAGCACCAACTGGTGCAGTCCAGTCGAATGGTCCTGGCACGCAAGTCGACACCGACAACTTCTACAAGTGAAAACAGCATCTCACAGCACCACGAAAAGACCAATATTGGACGCAGTCATTCCTCGCTCCTGCGCCGTTCCATTTGCTCAGCCAGAGTTTCTCCTTCGGCAAGCAACCTTGCTAGAGCTATGAAACAATGCCATACTTTGCCTCTATCTTTTGTTGAG GAAGGGAAGTGCATGGATCCTAGCATAGTAAGTTTGGCAGATATCCTGGGGACCAGGGTTGCAGATCATGTTCCTCAAACGCCTAACAAGATATCCGAGGACATGATCAGATGCATTGCTGCCATATACATAAGGCTCAGAGACGTTCCTGCCGTGCAAGATGCCTTCTTCCCCTCACCATGCTCATCCTTTTCATCGGCAAGTGGACTATCTTCCAAATATACTGCAGATATATGGAGCCCAAGATGCAGGAAAGAGAGTTTTATTGAGGCGTGGCAGGACAACGCATTAGGCAATGGTGAATCAAAGGAGTTGGGTCTGCAATATGATACTGTGGTTGAGGTATCTGCTCTTTGCAAGGGAGATCAGAGGTCTGCTGATGTTAAAGATATGTTGCGCAAATATAC GTCACTTGTACAGCTGCTAGAAACTGTTGATCTCAGTGGAatgaaaaatgaagaaaagcTTGCTTTCTGGATCAATGTGCATAATGCCATGATGATGCAT GCCCATATTGAGTACGGGATTCAGCAGAGTAATAGCAAGAGAATATTGCTTACCAAG GTATCCTACATTATTAGTGGTCAAAGAGTAAACATGGAGTTGATAGAGTACCAGATATTGTGTTGCCGAGCACACTCTTCTGGACAG TGGCTTAAACTACTACTCTACCCGAAATGGAAGTCCAGGGACAAGGACGAGCTTCGAGGCTTCGCCGTCGACCGCCCTGAACCTCTCGTGCACTTCGCACTGTCCTCCGGAGGCTACTCGGATCCAGTG GTGCGGCTGTACAGCCCGAAGCGGCTGTTCCAGCAGCTGGAGGCGGCCAAGGAGGAGTACATCCGTGCCAACGTCGGCGTCCGCAGCCGGGGTCACAAAGTCATGCTCCCCAAGATACTCGAATCGTACGCGCGGGACGCCGGGCTGGGCGCGCAGGAGGTGGTGAGCATGGTGGAGTCCCACCTGCCGGAGGGCCTCAGGGAGGCCGTGCGCCGGCGCCAGGAGGGCGTGGAGTGCAAGCCCCACAGACTGGCGTTCAGGTACCTGCTGGCCAAGGAGCTGGTCGGGCTTGGGGCCCCCGCGCGCGGCAGGCAGACAGAGAGCGGCCCGCTTGGTGCGTGCTGA